CGGGGGCCGAGGGCCTGGAGTGCGACGTGCGCCTCACCGCCGACGGCCACCTGGTCTGCGTGCACGACCGCGACCTGAGGCGCACGGCGGCCAAGCGCGGCCTGGTCTCGACCTCGAACCTCGAGGAGCTCGAGGAGCTCGACTTCGCGGCCTGGAAGAACCCGTGGGCCGACCTGGACGACGAGGCGCCCGAGCGCGACCGGACCTACGACGGCGTGCTCACCCTGCGCAAGCTGCTGGAGACGGTCGCGGACTACGACCGCCGGGTCGAGGTGGCCATCGAGACCAAGCACCCGACGCGGTACGGCGGGCTGGTGGAGAAGCGGGTCTGCGAGATGCTGCACGACTTCGGCTGGGTCGAGCCGACGGGCGGCGGCCCCAGCCCGGTGCGGGTGATGAGCTTCAGCCACACCGCGCTGCAGCGGATGGAGCGGCTCGCGCCGAAGGTGCCCGTGGTGCAGCTGCTCGACAAGGCCCAGTACTGGCCGCTGCTGCGCCGGGTCATGGGCCCGGACTGGATCGTCGGCCCGGGCATCGAGCTGCTCACCGAGCACCCGCGGCTGGCCGAGCGGATCGCGGGCTCCGGCCACGACGTGCACGTCTGGACGGTCAACACCGAGGCCGAGCTGCGGCGCTGCCAGGAGCTCGGGGTGCGGGCCGTGATCACCGACCGCCCGGCGTACGTGCTGGGACTGCTGGGCAAGTAGGTTCGCCGGCATGGCGAAGAAGTCCCGCACCAAGACCCGTGAGGCGCACGCACCCGGCGAGGTCGGGCCGCGCCAGCCGTGCCCGTGCGGCTCGGGCAAGCGCTACAAGGCCTGTCACGGCGCCGAGGGCGGGGCGGCGGTGTACGTCGCGCGGCCGTTCGAGGGGCTGCCGTCGGAGTGCGACATCGTGGCGCTGCGCGAGCTGGTGCCGGCCGCCACCGCGCCGCTGACGGTCGAGGGCACCGACCGCCCGGTGACGCTGTGCACCCTGCTGCCGATGGCGGCGCCGGCGATGTACCGCGACTCCGGGCAGGTCTGGCTCGGCCTGCAGGTCCAGCACAACTTCGGCGACCCCTCGCGCGACCTGGCCGCCGCGCTGCAGCTCGCGCTGGCGGCCGACGAGCCCGGGGTCATCGGCCTGACCGACCCGCCCGGCGAGGGCCCGCGCCTGCAGGACCTGGTCGCCGACGACGCGCTCACGATCACCGTCCACGACGGCTTCGACTTCTGGGTCGCCGACGTGGAGAACAAGGACGACGTGGCCGCCGCGCTCGAGCAGGCCAACGCCGCGGCCAACCCGACGGCGCGCCTGACGCAGGTCGAGGCGGCGTACTGGACCAACGTGGGGACCAAGGAGCACCTGCGCTGGGTCATGCCCGAGCCCGAGGACCAGCTCCTCGACGCGCTGGCCCGGCTGCACGCGGCCGGCGACGACGTCATCGTCGACGGCGCCCGGCTGGTCGGCATGTTCCGCGCCCACGGGCTGCTCGCCCCCGTGTGGGACCTCCCCGTCGGCACCGGTCCCGAGCCGCTCGAGGACCCGGCCGCGGAGTTCAAGGCCAGGCTCGACACCGCGCTGGCCTCCGACGAGCCGCTCACCGCCGACGAGCGGTCCGCGCGCTCCGGGCTGGCCAACCGGCAGGTCACCATCCGGTGACCCTGCACCGCCAGCGGTACGGCGCCGGCCCGCGGCCGGCGCTGGCCGTGCACGGCATCACCGCCTCCAGCGCGGCCTGGGCCGCGGTCGGTGCCGCGCTGCCGGAGGAGTGGAGCCTGGTCGCGGTCGACCTGCGCGGGCGCGGCCACTCGCGCGACCTGCCGTCCTCGACCGGGCTGCAGAGCCACGTCGACGACCTGGTGCCGGTGGCCGAGGAGCTCGCAGCCGGCGGCCCCGTGCCGCTGGTCGGCCACTCGATGGGCGCCTACGTCGCCGTGCACCTCGCGCACGAGCGCCCCGACCTGTTCTCGCGCGTGGTGCTGGTCGACGGAGGAGTGGCGCTCCCGCTGCCGGCCGACGCCGACCCCGACGCGGTGCTGGCGGCCACGCTCGGCCCGGCGCTGGAGCGGCTCAGCCGGAGCTGCCCCACGGTCGAGGCGTACGTCGACGTGTTCCGCGCGCACCCCGCGCTCGGGCCGCACTGGTCGACGGTGGTCGAGGGCTACGCCCGCTACGACGCCCTCGAGACGCCCGACGGCGTCCGGTCGCGCTGCGACGAGGAGTCGGTGCGCGCCGACGGCCGCGACCTGCTGGTCTCCGGCGCCGTCTTCGACTCCGAGCTGCGCTCGGTCGGGGTGCCGGTGACGATCCTGGCGGCGCCGGGCGGGATGCTCGGCGAACCGCCGGGGCTGCTGCCGGTCGCCGCCCTGACGGCGTACGACGAGGTGCCGGGGATCGACGTCGAGGTCGTCCCGGACACCAACCACTACACGATCGTGTTCGCGCCGGCGGCGGCCGCGCGGGTGGCGGCCGTGGTCAGTGGCGGGGCCGCCTGACGACGTACGGCTGCAGGTGGGCGTAGCCCTTCACCGACGTGCGCCGCAGCCGGCGCAGCTCGAACGGCTCGCCGTCCAGGGCGTCGTGCGCGCCCTGGTCGACCAGGACCGAGCTGGGCCGGGCGATCGAGGTGAGCCGGGACGCGATGTTGACCGTCGGGCCGAACACGTCGCCCAGCCGGGAGACCACGTCGCCGTAGGCCAGCCCGGCGCGCACCTCGGGGAACTCGTCGTCGGGGTCGGCGCCCCGGGCGGTCATGGTCAGGGCCGCCTCGGCCGCGGCGCGCAGGTCCTCGGCGACGTACAGGACCTCGTCGCCGATGTTCTTGATGACCCGACCGCCGGAGTCGACGACCAGCCCGGAGCACTCGGCCTCGAAGTGCTCGATCCAGCCGACCAGCTCGGCGTCGGTGAGCTCCTTGGAGCGCGAGGTGAAGCCCACGATGTCCACGAACACCACGGCCAGGCGCGAGGTGTCGGAGCCGGCCGCGTCGCTGGCCATGAGCCGGTTGCCGGCGCTGGCCAGGTGGCGGCGCCAGACGTAGTCCTGCAGCGCCTCGACCCGCGGCAGCACCTCCGAGGCCAGGTCGGTGACCTGCCCGACCGGGTCGTCGCTCTCCAGCGCCACGTCGGTGAGGAGCCGGGTCTGCCACTCCGCGAGCCGGGCGAAGCTGCGGCCCCAGGTCCGCACGAGCGCGGCCTGGCGATCGGCGTTCAGGATGCCGAGCTGGACCAGGTCGTGGGTGTAGCGCAGCGCCTGGACGTCGGCCTCGGTGAAGGCGACCGCGTCGTCGGGCTGGTGGGCGAAGCCGAGCAGCCGCCAGAGCTCCTGGGCGACCTCGAGGGGCACGCCCGCCTGCTCGGAGACCTGGACGGAGGTCAGCGTCGGTGCAGAGCCGAGGAGGTACCGCTCGACGGTGTCGAGGGCCTCGGACAGGTCCGGCTCGTCCACCTCAGGACTTCGGGAACCGCTCCGCCGCGGTCTTCTCGAGCGCCTCGTGGAACGCCGGCATCTCCACGCTGAGCTGGTCGAGCTGGTCCTGGGTGAAGTGGATGAGTTCCAGCGGGGTCAGCGCCACGATGGTCGCCGTGCGCAGCGAGTGGTTGAGGATCGCGGCCTCGCCGACGATGTCGCCCGGGCCGAGCTGGGCCACCTCCTCGCCGTGCGAGCGGACCGAGACCTTGCCGTTGAGGATGATGTAGGCCTTGTCGGCGCCGGTCCGCTCCGAGATCGGCGCCCAGCCCTCGGGCAGCCTCACCTTCCGGCCGGAGGCGCTGATGCGGGCGATCTCCTCGGGGGTGAACATCGAGAAGAAGGTCTCTGCCATGGCCTGCCTTTCGCCGTCGGTCTGCCGCCGCGATCTTCGCGGACCGCAGGGGGTCCATCAACCAGAACGACCGAAGTCCGTCCGGGTCACCGTGGGCCCGGTCTCACCCCAGCGGCTCCCGCGAGATCGGGCAGCTCATGCAGCGCGGGCCGCCGCGGCCCGAGCCGAGCTCGGAGCCGGCGATCTTGATGACGTCGATGCCGGCCGCCTCGAGCGCGGCGTTGGTCTCGTCGTTGCGCTCGTAGGCCACGGCCACCCGCGGCGCGACGGCCAGGGTGTTGTTGCCGTCGTCCCACTGCTCGCGCTCGGCGGTGACCGGGTCCAGGCCGGTGTCGATCTGCTGGAGGGTGTCGATGCCCATGGCCTTGGCCGCGGCCACCAGGAACGGCTCGGCCTGCGCGACGTCGAGCACCATCGCCCCGTCGTCCTCGTGGTCCCCGGTGGGCTTGACGGTGTAGGCGACCAGCGAGTCCGCGACGTTGGGGTAGACGACCATCTTGTCCACGTCGACGAGGGTGCAGATGGTGTCGAGGTGCATGGTCGCGCGCTCCTGCGCGATGGGCACGGCGAGCACGGTGTGGGCCAGCCCGGCGTCGAAACACTGGCGGGCCAGGCGCTCGGCGCCGGCCGGCGTGGTGCGCTCGCCGCAGCCGACCGCGATGACGCCGGGCGCGAGCAGCAGCACGTCGCCGCCCTCGACGTGCTCGAGGTGGGCGCCGTGCATCGTGGGCGTGCCGACGAAGCGCGGGTGCCGGGTGTAGATGAGCTCGGTCAGCTCGGTCTCGCGCTTGCGGGCCGGCATGGCCAGGCTGGTGATCGCGACCTGGTCGCGCACCCACACGCTGGAGTCGCGGGTGAACAGCAGGTTGGGCAGCGGGTCGATGAGGAAGTCGTCGAAGGCCAGCAGGCTGGTCACCAGCCCGAAGCCGCCGCGGACCTCGTCGTTGCGGATGCCCGCGGTGAGGTACGTCGTGAGCTCCTCCGGCGAGGCGTCCCCGAGCAGCCCCTCGAGGTAGCCGCGCATGGTGTCGCCGAGGTCGAGGTCGCGCAGGGCCTCCTCGATCGCGTGCGCCCGGGCGTCGGGGTCGGCGAGGGTCTCGGACAGCAGCTCGGTGAGGTAGAGGACCTCGACGTCGCGAGCGCGCAGCGCCGCCGCGAAGGCGTCGTGCTCGTCCTGCGCGCGCGCCACCCACGGGATGGCGTCGAAGAGGAGCTTGTCGTTGTTGCGGGGCGTGAGCCGCTTGAGCTCCGGGCCGGGCCGGTGCAGCAGCACGGTGCGCAGCCGTCCGACCTCGCTGTCCGCGCCGTGGGGAGCCGGGTCCGTCATGCCCTGCAGCCTAAGGGTGGCGCGGGCCACCCTTGCTCCCTAGGCCAGCAGCTCGTAGGCGGTGAGCGCGGCCAGCAGCAGGCAGACGCCGGCCCCGACGTAGTGCAGGACGTGCAGGGCCACGAAGCGCATCAGGGTCCGGCCGGCCACCACGGCCAGCCCGCTGACCAGCAGCAGGGCGGCCAGAGCGCCGATGAACACGCTGACCGGCGCCTCGTAGCGCGCCACCAACGAGATGGTCAGCAGCTGCGACAGGTCGCCCCACTCGGCGGCGAAGAGGACGAGGAAGGACGCCACGACGGCGCGGAAGCCGGTGGCCGGCTCGGCCTCGTCGGCGAACTCCTCGCCGGAGTCCTGCTGGTGGCTGCGCCCCTCGCGGACCAGGATCACCGCGCCGGCCAGGAACATCACCAGGGCGACGACCTTGATGACCTCCTCGGGCAGGAACGACGCCGCGTGGCCGACCAGCACCGCGACCGTGGTCTGCACCGCGAAGGCCGCCCCGACGCCCAGCCAGACCAGGATCGGGCGGTACTTGGTGGCCAGGACCAGCGTGGCCAGGAAGGTCTTGTCCGGCAGCTCGACGACGAAGATCGCGCCGAAGGTGAGGGCGAGGGCGGCGAGGTCCATCAGCGGGTGGTCCGCGCCAGCGCCGTCGCCTCGGCCAGCACGTCGCGGACCGGACGGCGCAGGGCGCGGGCCGCGCGCACGACGTCGTCGTACTCCGGCTGAGCCGTGTGGGCGGTGAGCTTGACGCGGACCTCCTGGCCGGCGACCGCGACGGTCGTGGTCGCGCGGTCCAGGGCGGTGCGCCCGACGGCGTGGTCGCGCACGCCGATGGTGCTGGTCTCCCGGAAGAGCACGGCGCGGGCCGCGTCGGCCAGCTCGGTGTCGACCAGGGCGTGCACGGTGTGGGCCGGGCGGCCCTTCTTCATGAGGATCGGCGTGAGCCAGGCGTCGCGGGCGCCGGCGTCGAGCAGCGCGGCGAGGACCTCGGGCCACAGCCGCGGGTCGAGGTCGTCGACGTTGGCCTCGAGCACGTGCAGCTGTGCGGCCGCCCCGCTCGGCTCGCCGACCAGGAGCCGGAGCACGTTGGCGTGGCTCTCGGGGTCGCGCCCGCCCGCGCCGACGCCGACAGTCGCGGTGGTCATGGCCGGCTGCCCGCCGTACGCCGTGGCGAGGGTGGTGAGCAGCGCCGCGCCGGTCGGGGTGCAGGACTCGCTCGTGCCGGGTCCGGCGTACGACGGGACGCCGCGGAGCAGCTCGGCCACGGCCGGCGGCGGGACCGGGAGCGGGCCGTGCTCGGTCCGCACGCTGCCGGAGCCGACCGCGACCGGGCTGACCACGACCTCGGTGGCACCGAGGTGGGCGAAGCCAGCGCAGACGCCGACCACGTCGGCGATCGCGTCGAGGGCGCCGACCTCGTGGAAGTGCACGTCGTCGGGGTCGTGTCCGTGCACGGCGCCCTCGGCGGTGGCCAGGCGCGCGAAGACGTCGTGCGCGGTGCCCTCGGGCAGCAGGGCCCGGATGTCGCGCCAGGTCCGGTGGTGCGCGGAGTCGGCCACGTCGACGTGGACCCGGGTGGCCGCGAAGCCGTGCCGGGTCACCCGCTCGGTGCTGAGCCGGACCGGCTCGGGGCTGACCGCGTCGATCGCCGCCTGCAGGACCTCGAGCGGGACGCCGGCTCCGACCAGGGCGCCGAGCAGCATGTCGCCGCTCGCCCCGGCCGAGGCGTCGACCCAGACGGTCGTCACCGGCCCGCGGCGCGCGCCACGCGGGCGGCGAAGACCCCCGCGCCGTACCCGTTGTCGATGTTGACCACCGTCACCCCGGGTGCGCAGGAGTTGAGCATGGCCAGCAGGGCCGCGAGGCCGCCGAAGGACGCGCCGTAGCCGACGCTGGTGGGGACGGCCACGAGGGGTACGCCGGTCAGGCCGCCGACCACCGACGGAAGTGCGCCCTCCATGCCGGCCACGACGACCAGGCAGTCCGCGGCCTCGAGCCGGTCCTGGACCGCGAGCAGCCGGTGCAGCCCAGCGACGCCGACGTCCTCGATGAGGTCCACGCCGCCGCCGTGCACCCGCACGCTCAGCGCCGCCTCGGCGGCGACGGACTGGTCGCTGGTGCCGGCGGAGACCACGGCCACCGTGCCGCGCGGTTCCGGCAGCGGGCCGAGGGTGACCGCGCGGGCCACCGCGTCGACCGACGCCTCGGGCAGGCTGGTGGCCACCTGGGCCAGCGCCTCCTCCGACAGCCGGGTGGCCATCACCGCACGGTCGGGGTGCGTGGCGTGCAGGGTCCGCAGGATCGCGATGACCTGGCCCGGCGTCTTGCCCGCGCCGTACACGACCTCGGCGTCGCCCGTCCGGCGCGCGCGGTCCACGTCCACGCGCGCGAACCCGAGGTCCTCGATCCGGGGGTCCTGCTCCACCTGAGCAGGGTAGTCGCGGGCCGCGCCGTGCCCGGCTCCGGTGGTGAGCACCGTGGACCGGTACGCCCAGGAGACCCCGTGCTGCGTCGAGCTGGCCGCCCCCGATCCCGGGGCCGCCCGGGTGTTCTGCGGGGAGCTCCTGGGGTGGGCGTTCCGCGACGACGTCGGCACCGTGGCCGGCGACCCGGTCGCCGGGGTGGTGTCCGGGCGGGAGTCTGGGCAGCCCCCACCTGCCCGCGGCCACGGCGGACCGCCACCCTGCGCGACCCGCAGGGCGCGTCGGTCGGGCGGCTCCCGTCGCGTCAGCGCGCGCGGAAGGCGTCGGCGGGGTAGACGCCGAGGATCTTGATGTCGGTGGTGAAGAAGGCCAGCTCCTCGAGCGCGCGGGCCAGGCCGGCGTGGGCCGGGTGACCGTCGACCTCGGCGAGGAACTGGGTGGCGGTGAACTCGCCGCCGACCATGTAGCTCTCCAGCTTGGTCATGTTCACGCCGTTGGTGGCGAAGCCGCCGAGTGCCTTGTAGAGCGCCGCGGGCAGGTTGCGCACGTTGAAGATGAACGACGTGACGACCGGTCCGTGGCCCGGCGGCGCCTCCACCAGCTCGCGGGAGAGCACGACGAACCGGGTGGTGTTGTGGTCCTCGTCCTCGACGTCCTCGGCCAGCACCTCGAGGCCGTAGATCTCCGCTGCCAGCGGCGGCGAGATCGCGCCCTGGGTCGGGTCGCCGGCCTCGACCACCTCGCGGGCGGCGCCGGCGGTGTCGCCGGAGATGACCGGGGTGAGGTTGTGCGCCCGGATGACCTTGCGGCACTGGCCGAGCGCGTGGACGTGGCTGTGCACGGTGTGGATCTGCTCGAGCCGGGCGCCGGGGATGCCCATGAGGTGGAACCGGATCCGCAGGAAGTGCTCGGCCACGATGTGCAGCCCCGAGTCGGGCAGGAAGTGGTGGATGTCGGCCACCCGGCCCGCGATGGAGTTGTCGATCGGGATCATCGCGAGGTCCGCCTCGCCGCCCTCGACCGCGGCGAAGACGTCCTCGAACGACGCGCAGGGAACCGCCTCCAGGTCCGGGTAGTGCTCGCGGCACACCTGGTGGGAGTTGGCGCCCGGCTCGCCCTGGTAGGCGATGCGTCGCGGTCCGGTCACCGCAGCATCGTAGTTTGGTGCGCGTGACCTTCCTGGTCGTCGTCTCGCTCCTGGTCGCCCTCGCCGCACTGGCCGTGGCCGGGCTCGGCCTGCGCCGCCCGCCCCGCGGTGCCGGTGACGTCGACGCCCTGCCCGAGGACGTCGTCGGGCTGCGCCAGGAGGTGGCCGCGCTCCGGGCCGAGGCCGCAGGCGCCGTACGCCACCTCGGGGTCGTTCGCTACGACGCCTTCGCCGCCCACGGCCAGGACGTCGGCGGCCGGCTGTCGTGGTCGCTGGCCCTGCTCGACGACGCCGGCGACGGCGTGGTGCTGACCGCGATCCACGGCCGCAGCGAGGCCCGGTCCTACGCCAAGAGCGTGACCGGGTGGCGCTCGGACCAGCCGATGTCGCCCGAGGAGGAGGAGGCCGTGGCCTCCGCCAAGCCGTGAGCCGCGCCTGGGACGACTGGGACGGCCTGGCCGAGGAGCTCGGCACCCGGGCGGTCGCCGACGGCGAGCCGGCCCGCTGGTACGACGAGCTGTGGTCGGCCGCCGGGCGCGGCGACGTCGCGCTCCCCTGGGACCACACCGACCCGAACCCGGTCCTGGCCGCCTTCGCCCAGCCGCCCGCGCCCGGCGCCGGCCGCCGGGCCGTGGTCGTCGGCTGCGGCCTGGGCGCCGACTCCGAGCACCTGGCCCGCCTCGGCTGGGAGACCACGGCCTTCGACATCTCGCCGGCCGCGGTGGCCGCCGTGCGCGAGCGCTACCCCGACTCGGCCGTCGACTACCGCGTCGGCGACCTGCTCGACCTCGACCCCGACCTGGCCCGCGGCTTCGACCTGGTCGTGGAGATCTACACCCTGCAGGCGCTGCACCCCTCGCTGCGCGAGGCCGCTGTCACCGGCCTGCACGGCCTGCTCGGGACCGGCGGCACGGCACTCGTCGTGCAGATGGTGCGCCGCGACGATGAGCCCCGCACCGCCGAGCCGCCCTGGACGCTCACCCGCGCCGAGGTCGAGGCGCTGGCCCACGACGGCGTACGCCTCGAGGCGCTGGACGAGGTGCCGGTCGAGGGTCGCGCGTACCTGCTGTGGCGAGCGGTGCTCAGCCGCCCGTGACCAGCCGGACCAGCAGCGCCACCAGCCGGTCGCGCTGCCGGGAGGTGAGCTCGCCCAGCACCTCACGGGCCACGGCGCGTCCCCGCTCGAGCGCGTCCTTGGCGACGACGCGCCCGTGCTCGGTCAGCTCGACCATGTTCAGCCGCCGGTCCTGAGGTCCCCGGACCCGCACCGCGACCCCCGCGCCGGCCAGCGCGTCGACGATGTGCACGACCATCGGCTGGCTGACCCCCAGCTCGCGCGCCAGCACCGCCTGCGACTCCGGCCGCTCCTGCGAGAGCAGGATCAGCGTCCCGAGGTCGCGCGGCTCCAGCTCCAGGTCCCGCAGCGCCTCCGCGGCCCGCGCGTGCATGAGGGCGTGCAGCCGGGTCACCAGGAACCCGGTGCTGTGGAGCAGGGAGTCCGGCAACCCGGCCGGCAGGTAGGGGTCGACGGCCACTCGCAGGTGGTCACGCAGCTCGCGGCGCTCCTCGTCCGAGAACCCGGCTCCGTGGGCCGACTCGAGCCCCTCGACGTGAGCCCGCCAGCGCTCGATCGTGCGCCGGCCCTCGGCGGTGCGCACCAGCAGGAACGAGCGGCCGTCCTCCGGGTTGGGCACCCGCTCGACCAGGCCGTCCTCGAGGAGGTTCGCGACCACCTTGGCCAGGGTCGTGCGGCTCACCGACACCGACTCCGCCAGGGCCTTCTGCGTGCGCGGGCGCAGGTCGGCGAGCGCGAGGAGGGTGGCGTAGGCGTGCACGTCGACCCCGGACGGCAGCACCTCGGACACGGTCGCGCTCACGCGTGCCGACGCACGCCACACCACGTGGCCGGCCGACGCCGCCAGCTCCGGCCGGAGGCCTTCCTCCACGATCTGCCCACCGCCTAATCGTTAAGTGGTTTGCACATGTTCACGCTCAGACCTACGCTCACAGGGTAATCGTTAAGCGGTTTGCGTATCCCACCCGCACCACACGCCACACCCCCAGCACGGAGAGGGACGACTCGTGACCGAGAACGACGAGGGCAGGGGCGGTCACGGCCAGCACGCGGCCGGCCAGCACGCGAAGGCCGAGGCCGACGAGCGGCTCGAGTCGACGGTCGGCCGACCGGGCGCCCACGAGGCCGCGGCGGACGCCAAGGACTCCGCGGAAGGCGCCAGGCGCCCGAGCAGCGGCCGCGACCCGAAGTGGTGGACGCTGGCGGCGGTCTGCCTCGGCGTGTTCATCCTGCTGCTCGACATCACGATCGTGAACGTCGCGCTGGCCGACATCCAGTCCGAGCTCGACGCGAGCCTGTCGGACCTGCAGTGGGTGATCGACGCCTACGCGCTGAGCCTGGCGGCGCTGCTGCTGACCGCCGGCTCGCTGGCCGACCTCTTCGGACGGCGCAAGGTGTTCGTGATCGGGACGCTGCTGTTCATGGTCGGCTCGATCGCCTGCGGCGCGGCGCAGGACATCTTCTTCCTGCAGCTGGCCCGGGCCTTCCAGGGCATCGGTGGGGCGGCGATGTTCTCCACCGCGCTCGCGCTCATCGCCTCCGCCTTCCAGGGCCGCGACCGCGGGGTGGCGTTCGGGGCCTTCGGGGCGACGACCGGTGTCGCCGTGGCCGTCGGTCCGGTGCTGGGCGGCGTGCTGACCAGCGGCATCTCGTGGCGGTGGATCTTCTTCGTCAACATCCCGATCTGCCTGGCAGCGGTGGCCATCGCAGTGTGGCGGGTCAAGGAGTCGCACGACCCGCGGGCCGGCCGGCCGGACTGGGCGGGCTTCGTGTCCTTCAGCCTGGCCCTGGCCGCGCTGGTCTACGGCCTGATCCGGGCCGGGCAGACCGAGTGGGGCGACGGCCGGGTGATCGCGTGCCTGGTGGCGGCGGCGGTGCTGCTGGCGGTGTTCGTCCTGGTCCAGCTGCGCGGTGCCCACCCGATGTTCGACCTCGGGCTGCTGCGCAAGCCGACCTTCACCGGCGGCCTGGTCGCGGCGTTCGCGGTGAGCGCGTCGATCTTCTCGCTGCTGACCTACCTGGTCATCTACGTGCAGAACGTCCTCGGCTACTCCGCGGTCGGCGCGGGCGTGCGGTTCCTGTTCCTGTCCGGTGCGTCCTTCGTGGCCGCGGCGATCGCGGGCCGGCTGACCGAGCACGTGCCCGCCAAGTGGCTGATCGCGCCGGGCTTCACGGTGCTGGGCGTCGGGCTGCTGCTGGTCCACGGCATCCACCCGGACTCCTCCTGGACCCACCTGATCCCCGGCCTGCTCGTCTCCGGCGTCGGCATCGGCATGATCAACACGCCGCTCGCCTCCACGGCGGTCGGCGTGGTCCCGGTGGACCGCTCGGGCATGGCCTCGGGCATCAACTCGACGTTCCGCCAGGTCGGCATCGCCACCGGCATCGCCGTGCTCGGCACGATCTTCGCCCACCAGGTCGCCGACGGGATCCGCAGCGGCCTGGCCGGTACGCCGGCCGCGGACCAGTCCGACCGGATCGCCGAGGCCGTCACCGGTGGCCAGACCCAGGCGGTCATCGCCTCCGCGCCGGCCGGCGTGCGGGAGCAGCTGGCCGCGGTGGCCACGTCGAGCTTCGTCGACGCGCTCAACCACATCACGCTGATCGCGATGGTGCTGGCCTTCGCCGCGGCGGTGGTGTGCTTCCTGACCATCCGGCAGCAGGACTTCGTCCAGCAGGGCGGCCCGCCCGCCGGGCACTGAGCCTCAGGCCGGCGCGCGCCACCCGGCCCGGAGGTAGGGCAGCAGCACGCTCTGCAGGTCGGGCACGGTGCCGGCGTCGTAGTGCTTCCCGGGGCGCTCGACCAGCGTCACCGGGAAGCCGGCGGCCTCGAGGACCCCGGTCTCCTGGCGGACGGTCGCGATGTCGTAGGTGTCGTCCTGCAGGTGGGCGAGCTGCACCACGTTGAACCTCCAGCTGGCCGCGGCGATGGACTGCGACGCCGAGGAGCCGGTGTCGCGGAACGGCGAGGTGTTCTCGGCCAGCACGCCGGCGAAGCTGCGCGCGTCGTAGAACGCGGTCCGGTAGGCCAGGTCGCCGCCGGAGCTGTAGCCGCCGAGGACCACCGCGCGCGGGTCGATGTTGAAGTGCGTCTTGACCGACGCGATCGCGGCGGAGACCTTGGCCCCGTCGGTGTCGACGTCCCAGCACCCGCCCTCGGTGCCGCCCACGGACAGGGCGATCCAGCTCTGAGCCGCGCCGCCGGGCGAGACGTCGTAGATGTCGTACCGGCCCTCGCCCCCGCACCCGTGCAGCCAGACGAAGAGCGTGGTCGGCGTCTGGTGCGACGCGTCGTACGACGGGGGGACGGTCAGCCAGTAGTCGGTGACCCCGGAGCTGAGCTGGAGCACCGTGTCCGGCTCGAAGGCGATGGGGTCGTTCGGCACCGAGCTGACCGTCGGCACCGTGATCGTGCCGACGGCGCGGCAGTTGTTCGTCTCCGACCGCTCGCGCAGCCGTCGGCCCTCGTCGGCGCAGGCCACGAGCTGGGCCGGGCCGGCCGGCAGCGAGGCCGGCAGCGGCACCGAGACCGACACGGTCCGTGTCCGTCCGGGGCGGACCGCCTTCACCGCGAAGCTCCCGGCCACGACGTCGCGTCCG
This genomic window from Nocardioides anomalus contains:
- a CDS encoding glycerophosphodiester phosphodiesterase, with translation MPSVPSVPQVVAHRGASEENAEHTLLAYVKALDAGAEGLECDVRLTADGHLVCVHDRDLRRTAAKRGLVSTSNLEELEELDFAAWKNPWADLDDEAPERDRTYDGVLTLRKLLETVADYDRRVEVAIETKHPTRYGGLVEKRVCEMLHDFGWVEPTGGGPSPVRVMSFSHTALQRMERLAPKVPVVQLLDKAQYWPLLRRVMGPDWIVGPGIELLTEHPRLAERIAGSGHDVHVWTVNTEAELRRCQELGVRAVITDRPAYVLGLLGK
- a CDS encoding DUF5926 family protein; this encodes MAKKSRTKTREAHAPGEVGPRQPCPCGSGKRYKACHGAEGGAAVYVARPFEGLPSECDIVALRELVPAATAPLTVEGTDRPVTLCTLLPMAAPAMYRDSGQVWLGLQVQHNFGDPSRDLAAALQLALAADEPGVIGLTDPPGEGPRLQDLVADDALTITVHDGFDFWVADVENKDDVAAALEQANAAANPTARLTQVEAAYWTNVGTKEHLRWVMPEPEDQLLDALARLHAAGDDVIVDGARLVGMFRAHGLLAPVWDLPVGTGPEPLEDPAAEFKARLDTALASDEPLTADERSARSGLANRQVTIR
- a CDS encoding alpha/beta fold hydrolase, whose product is MTLHRQRYGAGPRPALAVHGITASSAAWAAVGAALPEEWSLVAVDLRGRGHSRDLPSSTGLQSHVDDLVPVAEELAAGGPVPLVGHSMGAYVAVHLAHERPDLFSRVVLVDGGVALPLPADADPDAVLAATLGPALERLSRSCPTVEAYVDVFRAHPALGPHWSTVVEGYARYDALETPDGVRSRCDEESVRADGRDLLVSGAVFDSELRSVGVPVTILAAPGGMLGEPPGLLPVAALTAYDEVPGIDVEVVPDTNHYTIVFAPAAAARVAAVVSGGAA
- a CDS encoding adenylate/guanylate cyclase domain-containing protein; this translates as MDEPDLSEALDTVERYLLGSAPTLTSVQVSEQAGVPLEVAQELWRLLGFAHQPDDAVAFTEADVQALRYTHDLVQLGILNADRQAALVRTWGRSFARLAEWQTRLLTDVALESDDPVGQVTDLASEVLPRVEALQDYVWRRHLASAGNRLMASDAAGSDTSRLAVVFVDIVGFTSRSKELTDAELVGWIEHFEAECSGLVVDSGGRVIKNIGDEVLYVAEDLRAAAEAALTMTARGADPDDEFPEVRAGLAYGDVVSRLGDVFGPTVNIASRLTSIARPSSVLVDQGAHDALDGEPFELRRLRRTSVKGYAHLQPYVVRRPRH
- a CDS encoding Crp/Fnr family transcriptional regulator, encoding MAETFFSMFTPEEIARISASGRKVRLPEGWAPISERTGADKAYIILNGKVSVRSHGEEVAQLGPGDIVGEAAILNHSLRTATIVALTPLELIHFTQDQLDQLSVEMPAFHEALEKTAAERFPKS
- a CDS encoding arginine deiminase; its protein translation is MTDPAPHGADSEVGRLRTVLLHRPGPELKRLTPRNNDKLLFDAIPWVARAQDEHDAFAAALRARDVEVLYLTELLSETLADPDARAHAIEEALRDLDLGDTMRGYLEGLLGDASPEELTTYLTAGIRNDEVRGGFGLVTSLLAFDDFLIDPLPNLLFTRDSSVWVRDQVAITSLAMPARKRETELTELIYTRHPRFVGTPTMHGAHLEHVEGGDVLLLAPGVIAVGCGERTTPAGAERLARQCFDAGLAHTVLAVPIAQERATMHLDTICTLVDVDKMVVYPNVADSLVAYTVKPTGDHEDDGAMVLDVAQAEPFLVAAAKAMGIDTLQQIDTGLDPVTAEREQWDDGNNTLAVAPRVAVAYERNDETNAALEAAGIDVIKIAGSELGSGRGGPRCMSCPISREPLG
- a CDS encoding TMEM165/GDT1 family protein, with translation MDLAALALTFGAIFVVELPDKTFLATLVLATKYRPILVWLGVGAAFAVQTTVAVLVGHAASFLPEEVIKVVALVMFLAGAVILVREGRSHQQDSGEEFADEAEPATGFRAVVASFLVLFAAEWGDLSQLLTISLVARYEAPVSVFIGALAALLLVSGLAVVAGRTLMRFVALHVLHYVGAGVCLLLAALTAYELLA
- the larC gene encoding nickel pincer cofactor biosynthesis protein LarC, with protein sequence MTTVWVDASAGASGDMLLGALVGAGVPLEVLQAAIDAVSPEPVRLSTERVTRHGFAATRVHVDVADSAHHRTWRDIRALLPEGTAHDVFARLATAEGAVHGHDPDDVHFHEVGALDAIADVVGVCAGFAHLGATEVVVSPVAVGSGSVRTEHGPLPVPPPAVAELLRGVPSYAGPGTSESCTPTGAALLTTLATAYGGQPAMTTATVGVGAGGRDPESHANVLRLLVGEPSGAAAQLHVLEANVDDLDPRLWPEVLAALLDAGARDAWLTPILMKKGRPAHTVHALVDTELADAARAVLFRETSTIGVRDHAVGRTALDRATTTVAVAGQEVRVKLTAHTAQPEYDDVVRAARALRRPVRDVLAEATALARTTR